From the genome of Callithrix jacchus isolate 240 chromosome 7, calJac240_pri, whole genome shotgun sequence, one region includes:
- the PRDX1 gene encoding peroxiredoxin-1 isoform X2 yields the protein MSSGNAKIGHPAPNFKATAVMPDGQFKDISLSDYKGKYVVFFFYPLDFTFVCPTEIIAFSDRAEEFKKLNCQVIGASVDSHFCHLAWINTPKKQGGLGPMNIPLISDPKRTIAQDYGVLKADEGISFRGLFIIDDKGVLRQITVNDLPVGRSVDETLRLVQAFQFTDKHGEVCPAAKHYFYVYLICVIFDKQVC from the exons ATGTCTTCAGGAAATGCTAAAATTGGGCACCCTGCCCCCAACTTCAAAGCCACAGCTGTTATGCCAGATGGTCAGTTTAAAGATATCAGCCTGTCGGACTACAAAG GAAAATATGTTGTGTTCTTCTTTTACCCTCTTGACTTCACCTTTGTGTGCCCCACGGAGATCATTGCTTTCAGTGATAGGGCAGAAGAATTTAAGAAACTCAACTGCCAAGTGATTGGTGCTTCTGTGGATTCTCACTTCTGTCACCTGGCATG GATCAACACACCTAAGAAACAAGGAGGACTGGGACCCATGAACATTCCTTTGATATCAGACCCGAAGCGCACCATTGCTCAGGATTATGGGGTCTTAAAGGCAGATGAAGGCATCTCATTCAG GGGCCTCTTTATCATTGATGATAAGGGTGTTCTTCGGCAGATCACTGTAAATGACCTCCCTGTTGGCCGCTCTGTGGATGAGACTTTGAGACTAGTTCAGGCCTTCCAGTTCACTGACAAACATGGGGAAG tgtgcccagctgccaaACACTATTTTTACGTATACTTAATATGTGTTATTTTTGACAAACAAGTATGTTAA